A stretch of DNA from Granulicella pectinivorans:
CCCCACCCCCACCGCCACCCCCGACGTCCCCGGCCCCCAACCTCTAAGTGCCACCCACGCGGGTGCCCCCACATCTCGCTTTTGAGATGTGGGGGGGAGGCCTCAAAACATCTCAGAAGCCTACAAATTGAACAGATCCCGCAGCCGCTTCGTCTGCGCCCGGCTTACTGGAATCTCCGTCTTCTTCGGGTCGTCCATCCGCAGTTGATAGGTCGATTTGAACCAGGGCACAACCTCCCGTATGTGCTGAATATTCACCACATACGAACGGTGTGCCCGCCAGAAAGCCTCCGGATCGAGCTGATCCATCAGCTCCTCCAGCGTCCGGCAGTTGGAGTGCCCTTCGATCGTCGGCGTCACTACCGAGATCGCCCCCTCTTCAATCGAAGCAAAGCAGATATCCCTCTGGTCCACCAGCAAAAGCCGGTTCTGCGCCCGCACAATCACCTTGCTGGAGTTCGCCCGCGGAGCAGACACCGGGGCCGCGCTCGCCTGGGCCTGCTCTCCCACCAGCCGCAGCAGCGCATCCAGCTTCGCGCTCGTATCGGGGTCCGAAGCCGCCGCCATCCGAGCCCGAGCCTTCTCGATCGTCTGCAGCACCCTCGACCGGTCAAACGGCTTCAGCAGATAATCGACCGCATTCACCTCGAACGCCCGCACAGCATACTGGTCGTACGCGGTGGCAAACACCACCTGCGGCATCTTGGTCTTTTTATCCAGCAGCTTTTTCAGGACCGCGAACCCATCCAGCCCGGGCATCTGCACATCCAGAAACACCAGGTCAGGCTTCAGCGTTCGAATCAGCTCCACCGCGTCGATGCCGTTCGACCCCTGCCCGACCACCTCGACCGTAGCCGCCTCCAGCAGGTAGGCAAGCTCCTGACGCGCGAGCGGTTCGTCGTCGATCAGGACTACGCGGAGGGTGGGTTTGTTGGCACTAGTCACGGTACGCTTGGAGCCGTGCCGGAGAATGATCCTCAGCGAGGTCATGTCCGCACTGCACACAGTATACGTCCGTAATCTGCACACTGCGGAAGCACTTGCCGCACGCCGGAGCCATCTGGAACTGGCACTGCGGGCAGAAGTGGAAGTCGGAAGCCAACTCGGTCGTGCAGTTCGGGCACCGCGAAAGGATCGGCTGACGCAGCAGGAAGTAAACCACCGCGCCAATCCCGCCCGGCATCAGGATCACCAGCAGAACCCACAGGCTCGCCGACATCTTGCGCCGCTTCACATCCCGGCTCACATACCCGATCAGCAGCACATAGCTCGCAAACGCGGTCCCCGATGAGTAGCTCATCATCATCCGCATCGGCAGCATGCCCGGCTTGCTATGCGGCAGATACCCATGGAAAAGGTACTGCGTCGCCACGAAGACGATCACGGAAAGAAAGATCGACCACCGCGGGATAAGGTTCAGCTCGCTGTCGCCGCCGGCATTGTCCAGATCGGTACCGCGCTTCCAGGGAATGGTCATCTATCGATTCTCCTGTCGGCCGGAAAGATTGCTCCCCTTGAACCGCTTCAGCAACGCCACAATCAACAGCGCGCCGGTCACCGGCAGAAACCAGATCAGCAGGATCGGGAGATGAAACTTCGAGTCCAATGCATTGTCGGCGAGCATCTCGTACTCGTCGAACATGAACCAGCACGCGCACACAATCATGATGATCAGCGAGGAAGCCACCAGGATCGGCGCCCAGAGCGACCGGTTCCTGCTCTTCTGTGCCTGCATCACCCGCGCCCGCTCCCGCACCACGCGATGCGTACGGTTCACCACCGATGCCCTGACCGTCGTCGAAGCGATCGGGTTCCGCGCCGCTGTGCTCATCGCGTCGCCTCCCGAGACTGCCTCAGCGTCCGCAGCCGCTCGATCTGAGGCTTCAGCGCCGCCAGCCCGCGATACAGCCTCGACTTCACGGTCGACAGCGGAGCCCGCGTCACCCCCGCAATCTCCTCCAGCGACAACTCTTCATGGAATCTCAGCACAAGCACTTCGCGATAGTTCGGCTCCAGGCTCAGCATCACCTCGGCCAGCTCCGCGGAGTTCTCACGCGATTGAAACTGCTCCAGGGGCGATGGCCCTTCCATCACAATCTCGAACGGCCGCTCATCGTCGCCACCCTCGCGCATCTCGTCCAGCGAACTCATCGTCCGCTTCCGCGAGAGGTCGATCACCAGGTTGCGCGCAATCGTAAAAAGCCACGTATCGAACCGCGCCCGCCCGTCGTACTGTCCGCCCCGCATCAGAACCCGCATCCAGGTCTCCTGGAAAAGGTCCTCCGCAATCTCGCGCTTGCCCGTCAGGAACATCAGGTAGCGCAGCAGACGGTGCTGGTACAACTCGATCAGATGGTCCAGCAGCTCCGGGTCCTGGCGCTTCAAACCCCGCGCAATCGCCGCATTTTCACGCTGGTTCTCCGCAGCCATCGCGGCTTGCTGTGCGGCGGTCAACGTGATGGAAGCTGCGTTCACAGTCGTTCGACGACCCCGTGCTTCAGAAAGTCTCTTAATCTTTAGATATTACGGTGACTTCTTTCGAAATCTTACGACAACGCTGCACGTCGTCAACCACAAAATACGGCGATTTCGGCAGTAAACTGAATAGATGGAAGTTCTCTTCGGTCTGCATCCGGTGGAAGAAGCAATACGGTCTGGCGCAAGGCCTTTGGAATCAGTCGTCGTCTCCCGCGAGCGCCGCGACGAGCGCCTCGAACGGCTCATCGCCCTCTGCCGCGCCGCTGGTGTCAGCGTCACGACAGAGTCTCGTGAGCAAATGACCAAGCTCGCCCGCACCGACCAGCATCAGGGCATCCTCGCCATCGTCAAGGAGCGCGCCTTCCTCTCCGTCGAAGACCTCCTCAAACGTCCCGCCGGACACGAAGGCAACCGCTTCTTCCTCGCCTGCGACGGCATCGAAGACCCCCACAACCTCGGAGCCCTCTTACGCACCGCCGACGCCGCAGGGGTGGACGGCGTCATCCTCCCCGAGCGCCGCGCCGTCGGCATCACCGGCACCGTCGCCAAAACCTCCGCCGGAGCCAGCGAACACGTCCGCATCGCCCGCGTCACCAACCTCGTCCGCGCCCTCGAAGTCATGAAGAAAAATAACGTCTGGGTCGTCGGCCTCGACGAGCGCGGCTCCCCCGACTACATGGACTTCGACTTCAAGACCGACTGTGTCCTCGTTCTCGGCCGCGAAGGTGCCGGTCTCCACGATCTCGTAAAAAAGACCTGCGATCACCTTCTCCGGATACCCATGGCCGGTATGGTTTCGTCTCTTAACGTGTCCGTCGCCGGTGCCGTCGTCATGTACGAGTCCGTCCGGCAGCGCCGCCAACCCGCCGCGCCCACCCCTCACCCGGTAAAGAAGAAGTTGAAAGGTCTTGGTTCTTGAACGAGTATCCCGGCACCACCGATCCACGCGTCACCCAAGTCTCCCCCCGCGTACAAAAGCCGGCCCCGCCAGAAAACTCTGTCATCCTGAGCGAAGGTTTGCGAGCTCCTGGCGCAAACCTCTCGCGCGACAGAGTCCTGCTCGCCATCGCCGCCTGCGCCATCTCGATCGGCGCCCTCGCACAGGACGCTCCTGCCGCCCCGCCGCAGGGCAAGGTGCTCTTCTCCCGCGACACCGCGACCGCCACACCGCAAGCCGAGCCCGAAAAGCCCACCCTCGCCACCGAGATCCTCCCCGAAGTCACCGACGCCGAGCGCACCGCACCCCACATCACCGCGTACGACCTCGATCTGCATCTCGCCGCCGCCAAATCCGG
This window harbors:
- the rlmB gene encoding 23S rRNA (guanosine(2251)-2'-O)-methyltransferase RlmB — encoded protein: MEVLFGLHPVEEAIRSGARPLESVVVSRERRDERLERLIALCRAAGVSVTTESREQMTKLARTDQHQGILAIVKERAFLSVEDLLKRPAGHEGNRFFLACDGIEDPHNLGALLRTADAAGVDGVILPERRAVGITGTVAKTSAGASEHVRIARVTNLVRALEVMKKNNVWVVGLDERGSPDYMDFDFKTDCVLVLGREGAGLHDLVKKTCDHLLRIPMAGMVSSLNVSVAGAVVMYESVRQRRQPAAPTPHPVKKKLKGLGS
- a CDS encoding RNA polymerase sigma factor; the protein is MAAENQRENAAIARGLKRQDPELLDHLIELYQHRLLRYLMFLTGKREIAEDLFQETWMRVLMRGGQYDGRARFDTWLFTIARNLVIDLSRKRTMSSLDEMREGGDDERPFEIVMEGPSPLEQFQSRENSAELAEVMLSLEPNYREVLVLRFHEELSLEEIAGVTRAPLSTVKSRLYRGLAALKPQIERLRTLRQSREATR
- a CDS encoding zinc ribbon domain-containing protein, which produces MTIPWKRGTDLDNAGGDSELNLIPRWSIFLSVIVFVATQYLFHGYLPHSKPGMLPMRMMMSYSSGTAFASYVLLIGYVSRDVKRRKMSASLWVLLVILMPGGIGAVVYFLLRQPILSRCPNCTTELASDFHFCPQCQFQMAPACGKCFRSVQITDVYCVQCGHDLAEDHSPARLQAYRD
- a CDS encoding LytR/AlgR family response regulator transcription factor translates to MTSANKPTLRVVLIDDEPLARQELAYLLEAATVEVVGQGSNGIDAVELIRTLKPDLVFLDVQMPGLDGFAVLKKLLDKKTKMPQVVFATAYDQYAVRAFEVNAVDYLLKPFDRSRVLQTIEKARARMAAASDPDTSAKLDALLRLVGEQAQASAAPVSAPRANSSKVIVRAQNRLLLVDQRDICFASIEEGAISVVTPTIEGHSNCRTLEELMDQLDPEAFWRAHRSYVVNIQHIREVVPWFKSTYQLRMDDPKKTEIPVSRAQTKRLRDLFNL